One region of Rhizobium sp. WYJ-E13 genomic DNA includes:
- a CDS encoding cell wall hydrolase, giving the protein MRAEISFGKSLVGILFVGLAAASCTTTPKPATAPVKAKPKQLQPAKVTFNYTTKDRDCLKRAMYFESEHSDEAGYMAVGSVIMNRLTSGAYADSICGVVAQKRQFAPGVMTREVKSQAEPELATAADAILSGARHPAVKDAMFFHTAGLKFPYNNMHYVTVAGGNAFYEKRDEDGTLETPPPLPSYEVAMNYVPGESMLPPQFEALIPSAVPVPIPAPDPMATASTQLIPVSEPVTSIEPEPGMPIAIPTPRPAYDNVMLRGSIPAYGG; this is encoded by the coding sequence TTGAGGGCGGAGATTTCCTTTGGAAAATCCCTGGTAGGGATTTTATTCGTAGGACTGGCAGCCGCGAGCTGCACGACGACACCGAAACCGGCGACAGCGCCGGTCAAAGCCAAACCGAAACAGCTTCAACCGGCAAAGGTTACTTTCAATTACACCACCAAGGATCGCGACTGCCTGAAACGGGCGATGTACTTCGAATCCGAGCATTCGGATGAGGCCGGCTATATGGCCGTCGGCAGCGTCATCATGAACCGCTTGACCTCCGGCGCCTATGCCGACTCCATCTGCGGTGTCGTGGCCCAGAAGAGGCAGTTTGCGCCAGGTGTTATGACTCGCGAGGTCAAATCGCAGGCAGAGCCCGAGCTTGCGACCGCGGCTGATGCGATCCTGAGCGGCGCGCGCCATCCCGCAGTGAAGGACGCAATGTTCTTCCACACCGCAGGGTTGAAGTTCCCCTACAATAACATGCATTATGTGACGGTTGCGGGCGGCAATGCCTTTTACGAGAAGCGTGATGAAGACGGCACGCTCGAGACCCCGCCGCCGCTGCCTTCTTACGAAGTCGCGATGAACTATGTACCCGGCGAAAGCATGCTGCCGCCACAGTTCGAGGCGCTGATCCCGTCAGCCGTTCCCGTGCCGATTCCAGCGCCCGATCCCATGGCGACGGCGAGCACACAACTGATACCGGTCAGTGAGCCGGTGACGTCGATCGAGCCGGAACCCGGAATGCCGATTGCGATTCCGACGCCCCGCCCTGCCTATGACAACGTGATGCTGCGCGGAAGCATTCCGGCATACGGCGGCTGA
- the pepT gene encoding peptidase T — MTSTVLDRFLRYVVIDTQSDPASSTQPTTEKQKDLGRVLVAELLEIGLSDAHLDEHGYVYATIPANTDKKVPVICFCSHMDTAPDFTGKNVKPQMVKNYAGGDIQLPGDPSRVIRVSEHPQLKNQIGNDIITTDGTTLLGADDKAGLAEIMAAAKILVDDPEIKHGTIKILFTPDEEVGRGVNKVDLKKLGADYAYTMDGETAGHIEDETFSADSVDIVIAGVAIHPGFAKNRMENSIKIAGAIIDRLPRDIAPETTEGKQGFIHPTGVAGSMEKAAISLIIRDFTDEGLAEKETMLEAIVKDVMKSYPGSTYRFEVKEQYRNMKVVLNRHPEIVENAVEAVRRVGMTPVRGSIRGGTDGSRLSFMGLPCPNIFAGGHAFHSPLEWISRQDMEKAVGTIVELAKIWEERA; from the coding sequence ATGACAAGTACCGTTCTCGACCGTTTTCTCCGCTATGTCGTCATTGACACCCAATCCGATCCCGCCTCATCCACGCAGCCGACCACCGAGAAACAGAAGGATCTCGGCCGGGTTCTGGTTGCGGAGCTCCTGGAGATCGGCCTTTCGGATGCGCATCTTGACGAGCACGGCTATGTCTATGCGACCATTCCGGCAAATACTGATAAGAAGGTGCCGGTCATCTGCTTCTGCTCGCATATGGACACGGCGCCTGACTTCACCGGCAAGAACGTCAAGCCGCAGATGGTGAAGAACTATGCCGGTGGAGATATCCAGCTTCCCGGCGACCCGAGCCGGGTGATCCGTGTCTCCGAGCATCCGCAGCTGAAGAACCAGATCGGCAACGACATCATCACCACGGATGGTACGACCCTGCTCGGTGCCGACGACAAGGCGGGACTGGCGGAAATCATGGCCGCGGCAAAGATCCTCGTCGACGATCCGGAGATCAAGCACGGGACGATCAAGATCCTTTTTACGCCTGATGAGGAAGTCGGCCGAGGCGTCAACAAGGTCGATCTGAAAAAGCTCGGCGCCGATTACGCCTATACGATGGATGGCGAGACCGCCGGCCATATCGAGGACGAGACCTTCTCGGCCGACAGCGTCGATATCGTCATTGCCGGCGTCGCTATCCATCCGGGTTTTGCCAAGAACCGGATGGAAAATTCCATCAAGATCGCCGGCGCCATCATCGACCGGCTGCCGAGGGATATCGCGCCGGAGACGACCGAAGGAAAGCAGGGCTTCATTCATCCGACGGGTGTGGCCGGCTCGATGGAAAAGGCAGCGATCAGCCTCATCATTCGCGATTTCACCGACGAAGGCCTTGCCGAAAAGGAGACCATGCTGGAAGCGATCGTCAAGGATGTGATGAAGTCCTATCCGGGCTCGACCTATCGCTTTGAGGTGAAGGAGCAGTACCGCAATATGAAGGTGGTACTCAACCGTCACCCTGAGATCGTCGAGAACGCTGTCGAGGCGGTGCGCAGGGTAGGGATGACACCGGTGCGCGGCAGCATCCGCGGCGGCACGGATGGTTCGCGCCTTTCCTTCATGGGCTTGCCGTGTCCGAACATCTTTGCCGGAGGCCATGCCTTCCACTCGCCGCTCGAATGGATCAGCCGCCAGGATATGGAAAAGGCTGTCGGGACGATCGTGGAGCTTGCGAAGATATGGGAAGAGCGCGCCTAG
- the cysW gene encoding sulfate ABC transporter permease subunit CysW: protein MASDTIPSTEPHKLHSAVTESKVARVTLVAISLVFLLLILLLPLAAVFVEAFRKGAGSFFTSLQDAETFSAIRLTLIVAGISVPLNLTFGVAAAWAVAKFEFKGKAFLTTLIDLPFSVSPVISGLVFVLLFGANTWLGQWLSANDIKILFAAPGLILATMFVTFPFVARELIPLMQEQGTQDEEAALSLGASGWQAFWHVTLPNIKWGLLYGVLLCNARAMGEFGAVSVVSGHIRGQTNTMPLQVEILYNEYNFTGAFAVASLLALLALVTLVLKTLLEMRYSAEIAASRRH, encoded by the coding sequence ATGGCGTCTGATACCATCCCATCGACCGAGCCGCACAAGCTCCATTCGGCGGTCACCGAAAGCAAGGTCGCCCGCGTCACGCTGGTCGCCATCTCGCTCGTCTTCCTGCTTTTGATCTTGCTTCTGCCGCTGGCGGCGGTCTTCGTCGAGGCCTTCCGCAAGGGTGCCGGCTCATTTTTCACATCGCTTCAGGATGCCGAAACCTTTTCGGCGATCCGCCTGACGCTGATCGTCGCCGGCATCAGCGTGCCGTTGAACCTGACCTTCGGCGTCGCCGCCGCCTGGGCCGTCGCCAAGTTCGAATTCAAGGGCAAGGCGTTTCTGACGACGTTGATCGACCTGCCCTTTTCGGTTTCGCCGGTCATTTCAGGCCTCGTTTTCGTGCTGCTCTTCGGCGCCAACACCTGGCTCGGCCAGTGGCTGAGTGCCAACGACATCAAGATCCTGTTTGCAGCGCCGGGACTGATCCTCGCCACCATGTTCGTCACCTTCCCCTTTGTCGCGCGCGAGCTCATTCCGCTCATGCAAGAACAGGGAACGCAGGATGAGGAGGCCGCCCTTTCGCTCGGTGCCAGCGGCTGGCAAGCCTTTTGGCACGTCACACTGCCGAACATCAAATGGGGCCTGCTTTACGGCGTGCTGCTCTGCAATGCCCGCGCCATGGGAGAATTCGGTGCCGTGTCGGTTGTATCGGGCCATATTCGCGGCCAGACCAATACGATGCCGTTACAGGTGGAAATCCTCTACAACGAATATAATTTCACCGGGGCCTTTGCGGTCGCTTCGCTTCTAGCCTTGCTTGCCCTTGTCACGCTTGTTTTGAAGACGCTGCTGGAAATGCGCTATAGCGCCGAAATCGCCGCCAGCCGGCGGCACTGA
- a CDS encoding sulfate/molybdate ABC transporter ATP-binding protein codes for MEVRVQNLRKEFDRFPALHDVSLDIRSGELIALLGPSGSGKTTLLRLIAGLESPTEGQIFFGDEDASRKTVQQRNIGFVFQHYALFRHMTVLENVSFGLKVRNSSRRPPQAEIRKRALELLDLVQLSGLEKRYPAQLSGGQRQRVALARAMAVEPNVLLLDEPFGALDAQVRKDLRKWLREIHDRTGHTTVFVTHDQDEAMELADRVVVMSQGAIEQVGTPDQVYDSPNSPFVFGFVGQSNCLQVEVAGGDIHFEGRSLGLNAEDEADGAAQLYFRPHDVRLCESAENCIAGQPVASRRVAGTRHIELDIGKDRPHIEIELPPSEADRLDRTRVAFKPTRWKLFRG; via the coding sequence ATGGAAGTACGCGTCCAGAACCTACGCAAGGAATTCGATCGCTTTCCGGCACTGCACGATGTCTCGCTCGACATCCGCTCGGGCGAACTGATTGCACTGCTCGGCCCCTCCGGCTCCGGCAAGACCACGTTGTTGCGTCTCATCGCCGGCCTCGAAAGCCCGACCGAAGGCCAGATCTTCTTCGGTGACGAAGACGCGTCGAGGAAGACGGTCCAGCAGCGCAACATCGGCTTCGTGTTCCAGCATTATGCGCTGTTCCGCCATATGACGGTACTCGAGAACGTCTCCTTCGGCCTGAAAGTGCGTAATTCATCCCGCCGTCCGCCGCAGGCGGAGATCCGCAAGCGGGCGCTGGAACTGCTCGATCTCGTGCAGCTCTCGGGTCTTGAAAAGCGTTATCCGGCCCAACTTTCCGGCGGCCAGCGTCAACGCGTGGCGCTCGCCCGCGCCATGGCAGTCGAGCCGAACGTCCTGCTGCTCGACGAGCCCTTCGGTGCGCTCGATGCACAGGTTCGCAAGGATCTGCGCAAATGGCTGCGCGAGATCCATGATCGTACCGGCCATACCACCGTCTTCGTAACCCATGATCAGGACGAAGCGATGGAGCTTGCCGATCGCGTCGTCGTCATGAGCCAAGGTGCGATCGAGCAGGTCGGCACGCCGGACCAGGTCTATGACAGTCCCAATTCGCCCTTCGTCTTCGGCTTCGTCGGCCAGTCGAACTGCCTGCAGGTGGAGGTCGCCGGCGGCGATATTCACTTCGAAGGCCGTTCGCTGGGCCTCAACGCCGAGGATGAGGCCGATGGCGCCGCCCAGCTCTATTTTCGTCCTCATGATGTCAGGCTCTGCGAATCGGCGGAGAACTGCATTGCCGGCCAGCCGGTTGCCAGCCGCCGTGTCGCGGGCACTCGCCATATAGAGCTCGATATCGGCAAGGACCGCCCACATATCGAAATCGAGCTTCCGCCGAGCGAAGCCGACCGGCTGGACCGCACGCGTGTCGCCTTCAAGCCGACACGCTGGAAGCTCTTCCGAGGCTGA